The Paenibacillus spongiae nucleotide sequence ATGCCGAAGTATAATGGGATTAAGCTCATCCCAGCCGCGGCAGCTGCTTGAACAACGATTTTTATCGCCTGTTGCACTAAATCTTCCATGGCTAACGAGCCAGGAATATAACTGACTATGGAATCGGCGATCCAGAAAACGAAGGTTACAAATACATTGGAAATCAAGATCATCGCAAAGGTTAGCGCACATACGATTAAGAGCTTCGAGAGTATGATCTTTTTTCGATTGATCGGGTACGTGAACAGCAATGAAATGGTCTTGTTCTTGTATTCCCCGATAATGAGTCTAGAGATAAGAACCGCCGCATATAGGATAAAAACAACCCTGACTAACCTATCAATAACAAACAATGCATCCTGATAACTGGCTAAGG carries:
- a CDS encoding ABC transporter permease produces the protein MLNLIKLEMRRFGIAAYVKRIIIINLLMSAIVLALYYAVPLTGEPNPLASYQDALFVIDRLVRVVFILYAAVLISRLIIGEYKNKTISLLFTYPINRKKIILSKLLIVCALTFAMILISNVFVTFVFWIADSIVSYIPGSLAMEDLVQQAIKIVVQAAAAAGMSLIPLYFGMSKKSVPATILSSFIVLLITTTSIFRETMGSIVATSVLLTAAGPLVAYFTIRKIEHTDAP